Proteins encoded within one genomic window of Mycolicibacterium monacense:
- a CDS encoding fatty acid desaturase family protein, with translation MAITDVPEFAHLTDADIESLGVELDAIRQDIEDSLGERDARYIRRTIAAQRALEVAGRLMLAASSRRSAWWAGTATLGVAKIVENMEIGHNVMHGQWDWMNDPEIHSSTWEWDMGGSSKHWRFTHNFMHHKYTNILGMDDDVGYGLLRVTRDAKWKPFNLGNVLYNAILAIGFEWGVGLQHVELGKIFKGRDNRDESKIRAREFAAKAGAQIAKDYVAYPALTSLSPGATFRSTATANAVANVIRNVWSNAVIFCGHFPDGAEKFTKTDMVGESKGQWYLRQMLGSANFTGGWLLRFMSGNLCHQIEHHLYPDLPSNRLHEISKRVQQVCDKYDLPYTTGPFLVQYGKTWRTIAKLSLPDKYLRDTPDNAPETRSERMFADLEPTERRGLRSSIAAVRGRRREKRAQAALRAA, from the coding sequence ATGGCAATCACAGACGTACCTGAATTCGCACATCTCACCGACGCCGACATCGAGAGCCTGGGTGTCGAACTCGACGCGATCAGGCAAGACATCGAAGACTCCCTCGGCGAGCGTGACGCGCGCTATATCCGCCGCACCATCGCGGCGCAGCGGGCACTCGAGGTGGCCGGCCGGTTGATGCTGGCCGCGAGCTCCCGACGGTCGGCCTGGTGGGCCGGCACCGCGACCCTGGGCGTGGCCAAGATCGTCGAGAACATGGAGATCGGCCACAACGTCATGCACGGTCAGTGGGACTGGATGAACGATCCCGAGATCCACTCCTCGACGTGGGAGTGGGACATGGGCGGGTCCTCCAAGCACTGGCGGTTCACCCACAACTTCATGCACCACAAATACACCAACATCCTCGGGATGGACGACGACGTGGGCTACGGCCTGCTGCGCGTCACCCGCGATGCCAAGTGGAAGCCGTTCAACCTCGGGAACGTGCTCTACAACGCCATTCTTGCCATCGGTTTCGAGTGGGGCGTCGGACTGCAGCACGTGGAGCTCGGCAAGATCTTCAAGGGCCGGGACAACCGGGACGAGAGCAAGATCCGGGCTCGCGAATTCGCCGCCAAGGCGGGTGCGCAGATCGCCAAGGACTACGTCGCCTATCCCGCGCTGACCTCGCTGTCGCCGGGTGCCACCTTCCGGTCGACGGCGACCGCCAACGCGGTGGCCAACGTCATCCGCAACGTGTGGTCCAACGCGGTGATCTTCTGCGGTCACTTCCCGGACGGCGCGGAGAAGTTCACCAAGACCGACATGGTCGGCGAGTCCAAGGGGCAGTGGTACCTGCGCCAGATGCTGGGCAGCGCCAACTTCACCGGCGGCTGGCTGTTGCGCTTCATGAGCGGCAACCTGTGCCACCAGATCGAGCATCACCTGTATCCGGACCTGCCCAGCAATCGGCTGCACGAGATCTCGAAGCGCGTGCAGCAGGTCTGCGACAAGTACGACCTGCCCTACACGACGGGTCCGTTCCTGGTGCAGTACGGCAAGACCTGGCGCACCATCGCCAAGCTGTCGTTGCCGGACAAGTACCTGCGCGACACCCCCGACAACGCGCCCGAGACCCGCAGTGAGCGGATGTTCGCCGATCTCGAGCCGACCGAGCGTCGCGGGTTGCGGTCGTCCATCGCCGCGGTGCGGGGCCGTCGTCGCGAGAAGCGTGCACAGGCCGCGCTGCGCGCAGCCTGA
- a CDS encoding aldo/keto reductase, translating to MSTVPTVTLNDGASIPQLGFGVYQVKPDETANAVKTALDIGYRHIDTAEMYQNERGVGEGVRDAGIDRAEVFVTSKLNNGFHRPDDARRAFDKTLSELGFEYVDLFLIHWPLPTLYDGDFVSTWQTLEEFKKDGRARSIGVSNFQVDHLGRLARETETVPAVNQIEVHPYFTNDAVRAYGREHGIATEAWSPIAQGQVLDDPTVTRIAEASGKSPAQVVLRWHVQRGDIIFPKSVTPERIEENFNLFDFELSEADVDALSGLDKSEQGRIGPNPDTFDYIPD from the coding sequence TTGAGCACCGTCCCCACAGTCACCTTGAACGACGGCGCGTCGATCCCGCAGCTCGGGTTCGGCGTCTACCAGGTCAAACCCGATGAGACGGCGAATGCGGTGAAGACGGCGCTCGACATCGGCTACCGCCACATCGACACCGCCGAGATGTACCAGAACGAGCGCGGGGTCGGCGAGGGCGTTCGCGACGCCGGCATCGACCGCGCCGAGGTCTTCGTCACCAGCAAGCTCAACAACGGGTTCCACCGGCCCGACGATGCCCGCCGCGCCTTCGACAAGACGTTGAGCGAGTTGGGTTTCGAGTACGTCGACCTGTTCCTCATCCACTGGCCACTGCCCACCCTGTACGACGGCGACTTCGTCTCGACGTGGCAGACACTCGAGGAGTTCAAGAAAGACGGCCGCGCGCGCAGCATCGGTGTGTCGAATTTCCAGGTCGACCATCTCGGGCGCCTCGCCCGTGAGACGGAGACGGTGCCCGCGGTCAACCAGATCGAGGTGCATCCGTACTTCACCAACGACGCGGTGCGCGCCTACGGCAGGGAACACGGGATCGCCACCGAGGCGTGGTCGCCGATCGCGCAGGGTCAGGTGCTCGACGATCCGACGGTCACCCGCATCGCCGAGGCGAGCGGGAAGTCACCCGCGCAGGTGGTGTTGCGCTGGCATGTTCAGCGTGGCGACATCATCTTCCCGAAATCGGTGACGCCCGAGCGCATCGAGGAGAACTTCAACCTGTTCGACTTCGAGTTGAGCGAGGCCGACGTCGATGCGCTGTCCGGTCTCGACAAGAGCGAGCAGGGCCGCATCGGACCGAATCCGGACACGTTCGACTACATCCCCGACTGA
- a CDS encoding BCCT family transporter, with protein MTVSSEKDNEKHRRRRVDAIRSPTDEAIPHPILDIPVDEEAYTGYRGLDWVVFGVTAVIAVAFLAWGFVSTESLATASGNALTWVMDNTGWLFVLAASGFVVFVLWLALGRYGNIPLGRDDEEPEFRSVSWVAMMFSAGMGIGLMFFGVAEPLTHFATPPPGVVPQGGAETGAEAVESAMATTLFHWTLHPWAIYAVVGLAIAYGVYRKGRLQLISAAFEPLIGSRANGPWGKVIDMLAIFATLFGSAASLGLGALQIRSGLQIVGGIGETGNTVLIVIITALTVAFVLSAVSGVARGIQWLSNINMVLALLLALFIFVVGPTVFILNLLPTSMGSYLADLAMMSARTGAEGPDVDTWLQSWTIFYWAWWISWTPFVGMFIARISRGRTIRQFVTGVLLVPSLVSLVWFCILGGAAIDTQQGGVDLAGEGSNEEQLFTLLGQYPIATVASIVVMVLVAIFFVSGADAASIVMGSLSERGTIKPTRGVVIFWGVTTGAVAAVMLLVGGADALTGLQTITIIAALPFVLVMVGLAVALVKDLRNDPLVVRKKYAAEAVDSAVIHGVIEHGDDFIISVEKDPDAR; from the coding sequence ATGACGGTCAGCTCAGAGAAGGACAACGAGAAACACCGCCGACGCCGCGTCGACGCGATCAGGTCGCCGACCGATGAGGCGATCCCGCATCCCATCCTCGACATCCCGGTCGACGAGGAGGCCTACACCGGCTACCGGGGTCTCGACTGGGTGGTCTTCGGCGTCACCGCCGTCATCGCGGTGGCATTCCTGGCCTGGGGGTTCGTCAGCACCGAGTCGCTGGCCACGGCGTCGGGGAACGCCCTGACCTGGGTGATGGACAACACCGGGTGGCTGTTCGTGCTCGCCGCGTCGGGATTCGTGGTCTTCGTGCTGTGGCTGGCGCTCGGTCGCTACGGCAACATCCCGCTCGGCCGTGACGACGAGGAACCCGAGTTCCGCAGCGTCTCGTGGGTCGCGATGATGTTCAGCGCAGGCATGGGCATCGGGCTGATGTTCTTCGGTGTGGCCGAGCCGCTGACCCACTTCGCCACCCCGCCACCGGGCGTCGTGCCACAGGGCGGTGCAGAGACCGGTGCCGAGGCCGTCGAGTCAGCGATGGCCACCACGCTGTTCCACTGGACCCTCCATCCGTGGGCGATCTACGCCGTCGTCGGGCTGGCCATCGCCTACGGCGTCTACCGCAAGGGCCGGCTGCAACTGATCAGCGCGGCGTTCGAACCCCTGATCGGATCCCGGGCCAACGGGCCGTGGGGCAAGGTGATCGACATGCTGGCGATCTTCGCCACCCTGTTCGGGTCGGCGGCCTCGCTGGGCTTGGGCGCGTTGCAGATCCGCAGCGGCCTGCAGATCGTCGGCGGCATCGGCGAGACCGGCAACACCGTCCTCATCGTCATCATCACCGCCCTGACGGTCGCGTTCGTGCTGTCGGCCGTCTCCGGGGTGGCGCGGGGCATTCAGTGGCTGTCGAACATCAACATGGTGCTCGCGCTGCTGCTGGCGTTGTTCATCTTCGTCGTCGGCCCGACGGTGTTCATCCTCAACCTGTTGCCGACCTCGATGGGCAGCTACCTCGCCGACCTGGCGATGATGTCGGCCCGCACCGGTGCCGAGGGTCCCGACGTCGACACCTGGCTGCAGTCGTGGACGATCTTCTACTGGGCCTGGTGGATCTCGTGGACCCCGTTCGTCGGCATGTTCATCGCCCGCATCTCGCGCGGACGCACCATCCGGCAGTTCGTCACCGGTGTGCTGCTGGTGCCGAGCCTGGTGTCGCTGGTGTGGTTCTGCATCCTCGGCGGCGCGGCCATCGACACCCAGCAGGGCGGGGTGGATTTGGCCGGCGAGGGCAGCAACGAGGAGCAGTTGTTCACCCTGCTCGGTCAGTATCCGATCGCGACCGTGGCCAGCATCGTGGTGATGGTGCTGGTGGCGATCTTCTTCGTCTCCGGCGCCGATGCCGCGTCGATCGTCATGGGTTCGCTGTCCGAGCGCGGCACGATCAAACCCACCCGGGGTGTGGTGATCTTCTGGGGCGTCACGACGGGCGCGGTGGCGGCGGTGATGCTGCTGGTCGGCGGCGCGGACGCGCTGACCGGTCTGCAGACCATCACGATCATCGCCGCGCTGCCCTTCGTCCTCGTCATGGTGGGGCTGGCGGTGGCGCTGGTCAAAGACCTGCGCAACGATCCGCTGGTGGTGCGGAAGAAGTACGCCGCGGAGGCGGTGGACAGTGCGGTCATCCACGGCGTCATCGAACACGGCGACGACTTCATCATCTCGGTGGAGAAGGATCCCGACGCCAGGTAG
- a CDS encoding ferredoxin reductase has translation MAKSQIKVSARVADTVRPRVAAKNPALNALRNIAAKITTPLLPDDYLQLANPLWSARELRGRVINVRRETEDSATLVIKPGWGFTFDYQPGQYIGIGLLIDGRWRWRSYSLTSSPRSGGRTITITVKAMPEGFLSTHLVGGVAPGTIVRLAAPQGNFVMPDPAPAKVLFLTGGSGVTPVMSMLRTLVRRDQITDVVHVHSAPTEADVMFGGELAALQDGHEGYRLHVRTTRTQGRLDLSRLDEIVPDWRERQTWACGPEGMLNDAEKVWEQAGIADELHLERFAVAKAAPHGAGGTVTFARSGKTVDLDAATSLMDAGEKAGIQMPFGCRMGICQSCVVPLVDGHVRDLRTGAEHEAGSRIQTCVSAASGDCILDV, from the coding sequence ATGGCCAAGAGTCAGATCAAAGTCTCGGCCAGAGTTGCCGACACCGTCCGTCCCCGTGTCGCGGCCAAGAACCCGGCACTCAACGCGTTGCGCAACATCGCCGCGAAGATCACCACGCCGCTGCTGCCCGATGACTACCTGCAACTCGCCAACCCGCTGTGGTCGGCGCGGGAGTTGCGGGGTCGCGTCATCAATGTGCGCCGGGAGACCGAGGACTCCGCCACGCTGGTGATCAAACCGGGGTGGGGTTTCACCTTCGACTACCAGCCCGGCCAGTACATCGGCATCGGGCTGCTGATCGACGGTCGTTGGCGGTGGCGCAGCTACTCGCTGACCTCCAGCCCGCGCAGCGGCGGCCGCACCATCACGATCACGGTCAAAGCCATGCCCGAGGGTTTTCTGTCGACACACCTCGTCGGCGGGGTGGCGCCCGGCACGATCGTGCGGTTGGCGGCCCCGCAGGGGAATTTCGTCATGCCGGACCCGGCCCCGGCCAAGGTGCTGTTCCTCACCGGCGGTTCCGGCGTCACCCCGGTGATGTCGATGCTGCGCACGCTCGTGCGCCGCGATCAGATCACCGACGTGGTCCACGTGCACTCTGCGCCGACCGAGGCCGACGTCATGTTCGGCGGTGAGTTGGCGGCCCTGCAGGACGGCCACGAGGGTTACCGCCTGCATGTGCGGACCACGCGCACGCAGGGGCGTCTGGACCTGTCCCGGCTCGACGAGATCGTTCCCGACTGGCGGGAGCGCCAGACCTGGGCCTGCGGTCCCGAGGGCATGCTCAACGACGCCGAGAAGGTCTGGGAACAGGCCGGGATCGCCGACGAGCTGCACTTGGAGCGGTTCGCGGTGGCCAAGGCGGCCCCGCACGGGGCGGGCGGCACGGTGACGTTCGCCCGCAGCGGCAAGACCGTCGACCTCGACGCGGCCACCTCGCTGATGGATGCAGGGGAGAAGGCCGGCATCCAGATGCCCTTCGGCTGCCGGATGGGGATCTGTCAGTCGTGTGTCGTCCCCTTGGTCGACGGTCACGTTCGTGATCTGCGGACCGGCGCCGAGCACGAGGCCGGAAGCCGGATCCAGACCTGCGTGTCGGCGGCCTCCGGTGATTGCATTCTGGACGTTTAG
- a CDS encoding DUF6912 family protein, which yields MRVYIPVTLAMLAQLVADRSLRAVNGTAFAVTPTLRESYAEGDDEELAEVALRDAALASLRLLAADDGASNLPPRRAVLVADVEGAAARPDLDDAVVRLTGPVEYSEVIAAYVDNADAEGAVRLAINAVDVADFGDEDAELTVGDAQDHDLAWYAPQELPFLLDLL from the coding sequence ATGCGCGTCTACATCCCGGTCACCCTCGCCATGCTCGCCCAGCTCGTCGCCGACCGGTCGCTGCGCGCCGTGAACGGCACCGCGTTCGCCGTCACGCCGACGCTGCGCGAGTCCTACGCCGAGGGAGACGACGAGGAACTGGCCGAGGTGGCGTTGCGCGATGCGGCCCTGGCCTCCCTGCGGCTGTTGGCCGCCGACGACGGCGCGTCGAACCTGCCCCCTCGGCGCGCGGTGCTCGTCGCCGATGTCGAGGGCGCGGCGGCCCGGCCGGACCTCGACGATGCAGTGGTCCGGTTGACCGGCCCCGTGGAGTATTCGGAGGTGATTGCCGCCTACGTGGACAACGCCGACGCGGAGGGCGCGGTCCGGCTCGCGATCAACGCCGTGGACGTCGCCGATTTCGGGGACGAGGACGCCGAACTGACCGTCGGGGATGCCCAGGACCACGATCTGGCGTGGTACGCCCCACAGGAACTGCCGTTCTTGCTCGACCTGCTCTAA